In the genome of Desulfovibrio desulfuricans, one region contains:
- a CDS encoding phosphoglycerate dehydrogenase, protein MKILVTPRSFGKTNPALFDRLTQAGLEVIRNDTGGILSAEQMKEKLASCAGVILGVDPMDATVLAAAPGLKAIAKYGVGLDNIDLAACKQRGIAVSRTVGANSNAVADYALTLMLMVARKAGLIDRRCRQQDWGKITSIDLYGKTLGIIGLGAIGRCVVKRAQGFGMKILAHDVLWDEAWTAAEGVERADVDRICAEADFITLHTVLTDETRNLINAQRLAAMKKTAVLINTARGGLIDEAALLAALKAGSIYGAGLDVFEQEPPSDPAWYELDNLVMGSHCSSSTAGATETMGNMAVDNLLRDLGL, encoded by the coding sequence GTGAAAATTCTTGTAACACCCCGCTCTTTTGGCAAAACCAATCCAGCGCTGTTTGACCGCCTGACCCAGGCCGGGCTGGAAGTGATACGCAACGACACCGGCGGCATACTTTCCGCCGAGCAGATGAAAGAAAAGCTGGCCAGCTGCGCCGGCGTGATCCTGGGTGTTGACCCCATGGACGCGACCGTGCTGGCAGCCGCCCCCGGCCTCAAGGCCATTGCCAAGTACGGCGTGGGGCTTGACAACATCGACCTTGCCGCCTGCAAGCAGCGCGGCATCGCGGTTTCGCGCACGGTGGGTGCCAACAGCAACGCCGTGGCCGACTACGCGCTGACCCTCATGCTTATGGTGGCGCGCAAGGCCGGGCTTATTGACCGCCGCTGCCGGCAACAAGATTGGGGCAAGATCACCAGCATCGACCTGTACGGCAAAACCCTTGGCATTATCGGCCTTGGGGCCATTGGCCGCTGCGTGGTCAAACGCGCCCAGGGTTTCGGCATGAAAATTCTCGCCCACGATGTGCTGTGGGACGAAGCCTGGACCGCCGCCGAAGGCGTGGAACGCGCTGATGTGGACCGCATCTGCGCCGAGGCCGATTTTATCACCCTGCACACGGTGCTGACGGACGAAACCCGCAACCTCATCAACGCCCAGCGCCTTGCCGCCATGAAAAAAACCGCCGTGCTCATTAACACCGCACGCGGCGGGCTGATTGACGAGGCCGCCCTGCTGGCCGCCCTTAAAGCAGGCAGCATCTACGGCGCAGGCCTTGACGTCTTTGAGCAAGAGCCCCCGTCAGATCCCGCATGGTACGAGCTGGACAATCTGGTGATGGGTTCGCACTGCTCGTCTTCCACTGCGGGCGCCACGGAAACCATGGGCAACATGGCTGTGGACAATCTGCTGCGCGACCTGGGGCTGTAA
- a CDS encoding sigma 54-interacting transcriptional regulator, whose amino-acid sequence MLPASFKPRILCVSIYDEMSQLVRYSAGQFGVEVDVFNGGIYNSGHIYALEVENRYDVIISQAGTAIAIQQMVKIPVVPIQITATDIVTPLREASERHASLLCITYDSNLSVDIESLAAFARLKNFRQVIYRNEQDFNSIIARLSTVKDVAVVGFGGCVIEKASQYGLPYYLIRSSKDSIHQAVLSARNIVDQHIKERTRSRRLNNIINYSLSGIISVNRDKTVEICNRPAKQMLDLHGKKLVGMDIDAAASPPELKQMLGNGEYTVDKVLPLKGKTLVVNRVPIRVREHDQGTIIVFQELSKIQQIEAQARVQLASKGLVAKYNFSDIIGSKNTLGPVVAEAQRYARSTASILIEGETGSGKELFAQSIHNFSARKKGPFVALNCAALPEHLLESELFGYEEGAFTGARKGGKPGMFELAHRGTLFLDEISEMSLATQVRLLRTLQEKEIFRIGGDRVINIDVRIIAASNRDLYAMAQEGTFRRDLFFRLNILPLQIPPLRKRKEDIPALIAHFIKKNHQSRTDRSPFSFDKEALTTLNAHDWPGNVRELEHILERVFTLYDGNQSFAELLTETMRRHCQRQGMAGPCQPHGDVLQIPRGTLAEMEQFILEASLEEHGGNKKALADALGISRVTVWKKLKELGGDA is encoded by the coding sequence ACGTCATCATCAGCCAGGCGGGCACGGCCATCGCCATCCAGCAGATGGTCAAAATACCCGTGGTGCCCATCCAGATAACCGCCACCGACATCGTCACGCCCCTGCGCGAAGCCTCAGAGCGCCACGCAAGCCTGCTCTGCATCACCTACGACAGCAATCTGAGCGTAGACATAGAATCTCTGGCCGCCTTTGCCCGGCTTAAAAATTTTCGGCAGGTCATCTACCGCAACGAGCAGGATTTCAACAGCATCATCGCCAGGCTTTCCACGGTTAAAGACGTTGCCGTTGTGGGCTTTGGCGGTTGCGTCATCGAAAAGGCCTCGCAGTACGGCCTGCCCTACTATCTTATCCGCTCCAGCAAGGACAGCATCCACCAGGCGGTGCTTTCCGCCCGCAACATTGTTGACCAGCACATCAAGGAGCGTACCCGCTCGCGCCGCCTCAACAACATCATCAACTATTCTCTAAGCGGCATCATCTCCGTCAACCGCGACAAAACCGTAGAAATCTGCAACCGCCCCGCCAAGCAGATGCTTGACCTGCACGGCAAAAAGCTTGTGGGCATGGACATCGACGCCGCCGCCAGCCCCCCGGAACTCAAGCAGATGCTCGGCAACGGCGAGTACACTGTGGACAAGGTGCTGCCGCTCAAGGGTAAAACCCTTGTGGTCAACCGCGTGCCCATCCGCGTGCGCGAGCACGACCAGGGCACCATCATCGTTTTTCAGGAACTTTCAAAAATCCAGCAGATCGAGGCTCAGGCCCGCGTGCAGCTGGCCAGCAAGGGGCTGGTCGCCAAATACAATTTTTCTGACATCATCGGCTCAAAAAACACCCTGGGCCCTGTGGTGGCCGAGGCCCAGCGCTATGCCCGCAGTACGGCCTCCATCCTTATCGAGGGCGAAACCGGCTCGGGCAAGGAGCTTTTTGCCCAGAGCATCCACAACTTCAGCGCGCGCAAAAAAGGCCCCTTTGTGGCCCTCAACTGCGCGGCCCTGCCGGAACACCTGCTGGAAAGCGAGCTTTTTGGCTACGAAGAAGGCGCTTTTACCGGCGCACGCAAGGGCGGCAAGCCGGGTATGTTTGAGCTGGCGCACCGCGGCACGCTGTTTCTTGACGAAATCAGCGAGATGAGCCTGGCCACGCAGGTACGGTTGCTGCGCACCCTGCAGGAAAAAGAAATCTTCCGCATCGGCGGCGACCGGGTCATCAACATTGATGTGCGCATCATTGCCGCCTCAAACCGGGACCTGTACGCCATGGCGCAAGAGGGCACCTTCAGACGCGACCTGTTTTTCCGGCTTAATATTTTGCCGCTGCAAATCCCCCCCCTGCGCAAACGCAAGGAGGACATCCCCGCGCTCATTGCCCATTTTATCAAAAAAAATCACCAGTCCAGGACAGACCGCAGCCCATTTTCGTTTGACAAGGAAGCGCTGACGACCCTGAACGCCCACGACTGGCCAGGCAACGTGCGCGAGCTGGAACATATTTTGGAGCGAGTCTTCACACTGTATGACGGCAACCAGAGCTTTGCCGAGCTGCTTACCGAGACCATGCGGCGGCACTGCCAGCGCCAGGGCATGGCGGGCCCCTGCCAGCCGCACGGCGACGTGCTGCAGATCCCTCGCGGCACTCTGGCCGAGATGGAGCAGTTCATTCTCGAGGCGTCGCTTGAAGAGCACGGCGGCAACAAAAAGGCGCTCGCAGACGCGCTCGGCATCAGCCGCGTAACCGTGTGGAAAAAACTCAAGGAACTTGGTGGCGATGCATAG